Genomic DNA from Thermococcus sp.:
TACTTGCTCAGAATTTCGCATAGCTCCAGGACTTTTGACTCCTTCTTACCGCTCTGCCTGAAGTGAACGGGGGTCACCTCAAAGCCCTTTCTGAGCATGAGGTAGATCGCCACGGGTGAATCAATGCCCGAGCTCAACAGCGCAACGGCCTTCATGATTGGAGAAAGGGGACAGGGATATATGAAGTTTTCCTCAACTCAGAGTTCCAGCCCCCTGAGCTGAAGCAGGCCGACGTAAACGAACCACGCCAGTATCGTCGCCGCCCCGATGAGTTCCGGAACCGCCAGTCCCCTGAAGATCCTCGCCTTGATGAGGTAGAGCATTACGCCGAAGGTAAGGACGGCCAGGATGGACCAGATGTAGCCCACGGAGACACCCGAACGGCCGAGTTTTATTCCGATGATGGCTATATCCGCCAGTGCGAGGACGTAGAAGAGTACTGCTGACGGTGCATGGGGCGCGTACTCCTCCGGAAAAACTCCCACGAGGAAAAGGAATACCATCGCGAGCGGCATCAGGTAGGACAGGCCGTTTCTAAAGGCACCCACCGCCGCGATAAAGCCCACAACCGCGAAGGCCATCAGGAAGCCGTTGAAGTAGTAGCTGACAGGGTTCTTTATCGACCCCATGTCGCTCAGGGCGTTTTCCCTGAAGGAGAACCAGGGGTTCTGGCTCACGACAACGAGCAGTCCCACCATAAAGATGAGGGGGAGGGAGAGGCCTATGTACGCGGACAGCTTGGTGAAGTCCATAAAACCACCTCAGCACTGCCTTTTCTTGGGCTCCTCTCCAAAGACCGCCATGTAAATCTTCCTGAACTCCTCCCAGGAGCCCCTTATTACCGGATGCTTCGGTATGAACGGAATCTCGTCCTCGGGAAGGGTCGATAGCTCAAAAGTGCCTATCTCCTTGGCGATTCTGACTATCTCCTCCTTGTCCATACCGATGAGTGGCCTGTAAATCGGCAAATCGGTCGCCTGGCTGACTATGTACATGTTCTCAAGGGTCTGCGAGGCAACCTGACCGAGGGAGTCTCCCATGACGATGCCCTTTGCCCCGAACTCCCGGGCTATTCTGTCGGCGTGCTTCACCATCATGTACTTGCAGAAGACGCAGGTGTACTTCTCCTTCTTCATCTCGCGCAGTTTTTCAATGATTTTCTCGCGGTTTTCGGGCTTGATGACTATCAGCTCGCCCTTTCCACCGTAGTGATACTTTTTGAGCTGGTTCCAGATTTTGCGAACCTTTTCGAGGGTCTGCTCGCCCATGTATATGTGGACTGGAATGACCTCAACGCCGCGCTTCATCATTAGGAAAGCCGCCACCGGTGAATCGATGCCGCCGCTGAGAAGAGCAACGACCTTACCCTGCGTTCCTATCGGAAGGCCGCCCCAGGCGCGGATTTTGTCGACGTAGACGTATGCTTTCCCCTCCAGCAGCTCGACGCCGACCTCGATGTCATAACTGTGCAGGTCAACCTCGCTCTCCTCGTTCTCAAGGATGTACTCCCCCACCTTCGCCTGAACCTCGGGGCTCTTGAGGGGGAACTCCTTGGTGATCCGCCTTGCGGTAACGCGAAACTTCGGCCTCTCAATGCCCAGCTCGCGCTTCTTCCTCCTGAAGAGCTTAAGCGCCGTCCGGTTGATCTTCTCCAGCTCGGCGTCGATCTCCATCGCCGGGGAGAGAGACACTATACCGAAGACCCTCCCGAGAACGTCGGTGGCCTCCCTCGCTTTGTTCGTCTTCACGAGGATTCTTCCATGCTTTGCCTCGACCTTCTTGAAGTCAACACCCTCGCTCACCAGTGCCTCGCGGATGTTGTTCATGAGGATGTTTTCGAACCATCTCCGGGTCTGCCTGGACTTCGTTCCTATCTCGCCGTATCTGACTATCACGACGTTCATGCTCTCACCCCAGTGCGTGAGGGAACTTGATGACTATCTCCACGTACTTCTGTATGACGATGTAGAGAACCACGGATATCAGGTAGGAGGAGAGCAAAATCAGCTCGTTCATCTCGAATATGTGGGCCGCTATGGCCTTCGCCCGGGGAGTAGCGTCCACTATGGCATGCATGTACTTTCTCTTGAGCCAGTGGTTTATCTGAATCGCCATGACAAGAAGGAGAACCCCAACCAGCCCCCACATCCTGCCAAGGGCCAGCATCAGGAACAACGTTGAGGCCATGATTATCCAGCCGCCGATGACGCCGAGCAGTATCACGAACTCTATCATCCTCCCACCAGTTGGAGTTGACGGGGAGGGAATAAAAACGTTTAGATGAACCGGGTGACTTCTTCGAAGGTCTTTTTCCTTTTCCGGGGCCTGGGTTCAGTACGTGGATATCCCACGGGGATAACCCCGACGAGGTAGTAGTTGTCATCGAGTCCCGCCAGCTCCCTGACCTCCCCCTCTATCCCCGGGAAATTGGTGACACCGATGTAGACCGTGCCGAGGCCGAGTTCAACCGCTTTCAGCATGAGGTTTTGAATCGCCATCGCCGCGCTTTCGACGCTCCATATGAATTCCAGCTCGTCGAACTCCCTTCCCTTGAGGAAGCGAACGCGCCTGTCGATAAAGACCGCGATGTAAACCGGCGCCCTGAACATGCCCTCCCCGTATATCCTCTCCCTGAGCTTCTCTATCTTCTCCTCGGACAGATTCACGGCGCGGTAGTAGGCCTCCATGCCCTTTGCTATAAGGGCATAAATCCTTTCCCTGGCCTCTTCGCCCTTAAAAACCACGAAGAACCAGTTCTCCAGCCCGCTCGCGGTCGGGGCCCTCACCGCCGCTTCGATAAGCGCCCTAACCTGCTCCTCCGAAACTTCCTTCTCCGAGAAGTATCTCACCGAGGTTCTTCCAGATATCGCATCCCCGAGCTCCACGTTATCACCCCTGAATTTTTCTCACGGCCATTAATCAGCCTTTCCGAAACCAAAGGTTTAAGAGAATTCCGGAGTAGTCCCAAGAGGTGAAAGCATGTACGGATGGAGAGGTAGGCTCGGGCTTATAGTCCCCTCATCCAACACCACTATGGAGATGGAGCTTCACGAGGCCCTTCCCGAGGGAGTCTCGCTCCACACCGCGAGGGTTCCGCTCAGGAACGTCACCGAGGAGGAGCTCGTAAAGATGAACACCCTCGCCGTCGAGGCGGCGAAGCTTCTGAGAGACGCCGGAGTGGAGATGATACTCTACGGATGCACCAGCGGGTCGTTCATCGGAGGAAAGGACTACGAGAAGGAGCTTGAGGCCAAGATAGAGGAGGAAGTTAACGTCCCGGTCGTCAGTACCAGCACGGCCGTTGTCGAGGCCCTCAAGATGCTCGACGCGAGGGACATACTCGTGATAACCCCCTACACCGACGAGATAAACCAGCGGGAGAGGGAGTTCCTGGAGGCGAACGAGTTCAACGTGCTCGACATAAGGGGGCTGGGGATAGAGGACAACACCCGTATTGGAAAGCTTGAACCCCACGAGGCCTACCGCCTCGCCAAGGCGAGCTTCATGGACGAGGCCGATGCCGTGTTCATCAGCTGCACCAACCTGAGAACCTTCGAGATAATCGAGCCCCTCGAAGAAGACCTCGGTATTCCCGTTGTTACGAGCAACCAGGCGTCTCTGTGGCTCGCCTTGAGAGAAATGGACGTCATGGAAAGGATTCCATGGCTTGGAAGGCTTTTCACCGAGTTCTGAGCCTTTAACATTTTTCTGTCTACCCGCTTCCGAAATCCTTTTAAGAATTCACCCGCATTTTCTAAAGGTTAGTCACTGAGGGTGATACAAATGAGGCTCCTTGATGAGGCCAGGGGGATTTCAGTGTACACCGCCTACAACACGAACGTGGACGCGATAACCTTTCTGAAGGGAGAGATAGTGGAGAGGCTCATAGACGAGTTCGGAGCTGAAGCGGTCAGGAAAAGGATGGACGACTACCCGAGGGAGATAAACGAGCCCCTGGACTTCGTTGCGAGACTGATCCACGCCCTCAAGACCGGCAAGCCCATGGCGGTTCCCCTCGTCAACGAGGAGCTCCACACATGGTTCGACTCCCACTTCAAATACGACGTTGAAAGGATGGGCGGCCAGGCCGGAATCATAGCCAACCTCCTCTCAAACCTGGATTTTAGGAAAGTGATAGTCTACACCCCCCACCTGGCCAAAAAGCAGGCCGAGATGTTCGTGGACAGGCCTAACCTCCTCTATCCGGTCGTCGAGGACGGCAGACTGACATTCAGACACCCCCGCGAGGCCTACAGGGAAGGCGACCCGATAAAGGTGAACCGCATCTTTGAATTCCGCGCTGGAACGACCTTCAGGCTCGGAAACGAGACGATACAGGTCCCCTTCTCGGGCAGATTCATCGTTTCAGCGAGATTCGAGAGCATAAGGATTTACACCGATCCCGAGCTGAAGCGGTTCCTACCTGAGATTGGCCTCCAGGTCGATGGGGCCATCCTTTCGGGATACCAGGGAATAAAGCTCCGCTATTCTGATGGAAAGGACGCGAACCACTACCTGCGGGAGGCCAAGAAGGACATACTCCTGCTCAAGCGTGAGAAGGACGTTAAGGTTCACCTGGAGTTCGCCTCGATACAGAACCGCGAGCTGAGGAAGAAGGTCATCTACAACCTCTTCCCACTGGTTGACAGCGTCGGCATGGACGAGGCGGAGATAGCCCACGTCCTCAACGCCCTCGGCTACTCCAAGCTCGCGGAGAGGATATTCACCTACAACCGCATAGAGGACACCGTGCTGGGCGGCAAAATCCTTGTTGACGAGATGAACCTTGAGGTGCTCCAGATACACACTATTTACTACATCATGTACATCACCCACTCGGACAACCCGCTGAGCGAGGAGGAGCTGAGGAGCAGTCTCGAACTCGCAACAACTCTGGCCGCTTCAAGGGCTTCCCTCGGCGACATAAAGAGCCCTGAAGACATAAAAGTGGGTATGGCGGTTCCGTACAACGAGTACGGCGAGTTCGTGAAGCTGCGCTTTGAGGAGGCAAAAAGGCGGCTGAGAACCCGGGAATACAAGGTCGTCATAATCCCGACGAGGCTTGTCAGGAATCCCGTCTCGACCGTCGGCCTGGGCGATACCATCTCGGCGGGAGCCTTCACGAGCTATTTGGCGATGTTGAGGCAGAAGGGGGAGCTTTGAACCTCCAATTTTTGGTACAGTATATCGTA
This window encodes:
- a CDS encoding DUF998 domain-containing protein, which encodes MDFTKLSAYIGLSLPLIFMVGLLVVVSQNPWFSFRENALSDMGSIKNPVSYYFNGFLMAFAVVGFIAAVGAFRNGLSYLMPLAMVFLFLVGVFPEEYAPHAPSAVLFYVLALADIAIIGIKLGRSGVSVGYIWSILAVLTFGVMLYLIKARIFRGLAVPELIGAATILAWFVYVGLLQLRGLEL
- the pfkC gene encoding ADP-specific phosphofructokinase: MRLLDEARGISVYTAYNTNVDAITFLKGEIVERLIDEFGAEAVRKRMDDYPREINEPLDFVARLIHALKTGKPMAVPLVNEELHTWFDSHFKYDVERMGGQAGIIANLLSNLDFRKVIVYTPHLAKKQAEMFVDRPNLLYPVVEDGRLTFRHPREAYREGDPIKVNRIFEFRAGTTFRLGNETIQVPFSGRFIVSARFESIRIYTDPELKRFLPEIGLQVDGAILSGYQGIKLRYSDGKDANHYLREAKKDILLLKREKDVKVHLEFASIQNRELRKKVIYNLFPLVDSVGMDEAEIAHVLNALGYSKLAERIFTYNRIEDTVLGGKILVDEMNLEVLQIHTIYYIMYITHSDNPLSEEELRSSLELATTLAASRASLGDIKSPEDIKVGMAVPYNEYGEFVKLRFEEAKRRLRTREYKVVIIPTRLVRNPVSTVGLGDTISAGAFTSYLAMLRQKGEL
- a CDS encoding nitroreductase family protein — protein: MELGDAISGRTSVRYFSEKEVSEEQVRALIEAAVRAPTASGLENWFFVVFKGEEARERIYALIAKGMEAYYRAVNLSEEKIEKLRERIYGEGMFRAPVYIAVFIDRRVRFLKGREFDELEFIWSVESAAMAIQNLMLKAVELGLGTVYIGVTNFPGIEGEVRELAGLDDNYYLVGVIPVGYPRTEPRPRKRKKTFEEVTRFI
- a CDS encoding aspartate/glutamate racemase family protein gives rise to the protein MYGWRGRLGLIVPSSNTTMEMELHEALPEGVSLHTARVPLRNVTEEELVKMNTLAVEAAKLLRDAGVEMILYGCTSGSFIGGKDYEKELEAKIEEEVNVPVVSTSTAVVEALKMLDARDILVITPYTDEINQREREFLEANEFNVLDIRGLGIEDNTRIGKLEPHEAYRLAKASFMDEADAVFISCTNLRTFEIIEPLEEDLGIPVVTSNQASLWLALREMDVMERIPWLGRLFTEF
- the thiI gene encoding tRNA uracil 4-sulfurtransferase ThiI translates to MNVVIVRYGEIGTKSRQTRRWFENILMNNIREALVSEGVDFKKVEAKHGRILVKTNKAREATDVLGRVFGIVSLSPAMEIDAELEKINRTALKLFRRKKRELGIERPKFRVTARRITKEFPLKSPEVQAKVGEYILENEESEVDLHSYDIEVGVELLEGKAYVYVDKIRAWGGLPIGTQGKVVALLSGGIDSPVAAFLMMKRGVEVIPVHIYMGEQTLEKVRKIWNQLKKYHYGGKGELIVIKPENREKIIEKLREMKKEKYTCVFCKYMMVKHADRIAREFGAKGIVMGDSLGQVASQTLENMYIVSQATDLPIYRPLIGMDKEEIVRIAKEIGTFELSTLPEDEIPFIPKHPVIRGSWEEFRKIYMAVFGEEPKKRQC